A single genomic interval of Halalkalibaculum roseum harbors:
- a CDS encoding RNA polymerase sigma factor — MSGSNDSNTAASDSPRENASESSREDDVLVKRAMGGDEQAFSELVDKYQRALYFHILKMIKDKEQVNDLVQEAFVKAFDNLNTYSTNYAFSTWLYRIATNHTIDYLRKKKLKTLSIDEPVKTRDGEMQMQLEDESAGTDRNIIRKQRQNIVQNAIDELPPKYRKVIEMRHMEEKSYQEIADVLDLPLGTVKAHIFRARELLYKSLKDKRDKF; from the coding sequence ATGTCCGGTTCGAATGATTCAAATACAGCGGCTTCCGATTCACCTAGGGAGAATGCATCGGAAAGCAGCAGGGAAGATGATGTGCTGGTTAAACGCGCCATGGGAGGGGATGAGCAAGCCTTCAGCGAATTGGTTGATAAATACCAGCGCGCGCTCTATTTCCATATCCTCAAGATGATTAAGGATAAAGAGCAGGTCAATGATCTGGTACAGGAGGCCTTTGTTAAAGCATTTGATAATCTGAATACCTACAGTACCAACTATGCTTTCTCCACCTGGCTGTACCGCATAGCCACCAATCACACCATTGATTACCTGCGTAAGAAGAAGCTGAAAACGCTCTCCATTGATGAACCGGTTAAAACACGGGACGGGGAGATGCAGATGCAGCTGGAAGATGAGTCAGCCGGTACCGATCGCAATATCATCCGCAAGCAGCGTCAGAATATTGTTCAGAATGCCATCGACGAGCTTCCTCCAAAATACCGCAAGGTCATTGAAATGCGTCACATGGAGGAAAAAAGCTACCAGGAAATTGCTGATGTACTCGATTTACCCCTTGGTACCGTAAAAGCCCATATCTTCCGCGCCCGGGAGCTGCTTTATAAGAGTCTTAAAGACAAAAGGGATAAGTTTTAG
- a CDS encoding BamA/TamA family outer membrane protein produces the protein MFLKKSSAFCLLAFFILLSAGVPPAHAQNVAESDTTDKVIRVVRFVGNDHVKHNTLETLVRTHTNREFLGIPRFTPWYFIYKLTGKFGEPPTLLDRQTVATDVERIRRYYETIGYLEAEVDTNIVEFKEDKIEVSFLIEEGPRSHIETIAYSGMPQMETERELTDFYRRSALTREQINDTTYRVDRPYIENELSIERNRIITFLKNKGHAAVGRDSILAQVRRSGQDSTQLDILFTVDPGKKYTFGDLYISLAGPDEEINYQQQDTVSGEPYTLGLAKIYLQKEESAQTKFSLLTDQILFKPGETFNNSLYIRSINEFQNLGMMNIRQFGLSEDGSQPDYSGDVIPTMFSLQTLPKHSVNFNIFGMRRYGFGSGAGVTYNNNNLFGKAENLQLGVNGSFEYVSSETLRDIAPDSSQRSFESRFFRSFETRLEYSLPRLNFPFASLDDQPSFTNARTRYTLSFSRSNQLLFDINSDTRFNLRYEVNHNNRFSSFLDLLELDLLDTDPSPQFRQSLEDEFGEDSFELQRILEDFRPQVSSILRYTFRSQRTDIIQRNYGYFSEYSIAVGGNIPFLIDRYIVTPNTIEGTLPSPVSVSSNSLAYSRFVKGTADYRRYIPISNDAVFAYRAFGGFALPYGENTSIPLNQRFYAGGSNDIRGWDIYSLGPGGIPLDDVTINGGQIKLLAQTETRQSLIKNFLSANWIGAWFTDAGNIWYGPRTQVSGGAGTDPATIEERRNILKQGKFFFDEFYKQIAVGSGLGLRLDWEYVVVRFDFAFRIHDLQQGWFNNKKLYFSFGIGHSF, from the coding sequence TTGTTTCTTAAAAAATCTTCGGCATTTTGTTTACTAGCTTTCTTTATTCTACTCTCTGCTGGAGTACCCCCTGCTCATGCTCAAAATGTTGCTGAATCTGACACCACTGATAAAGTAATCCGGGTTGTTCGCTTTGTAGGGAATGATCACGTCAAACACAATACTCTTGAAACCCTTGTTCGAACGCACACCAATCGTGAATTTCTGGGGATACCGCGTTTCACGCCCTGGTACTTTATCTACAAGCTAACAGGCAAATTCGGTGAACCTCCTACCTTGCTCGACCGTCAAACCGTGGCAACCGATGTTGAGCGTATTCGCAGATATTACGAGACCATCGGCTACCTGGAGGCTGAGGTTGACACCAATATCGTTGAGTTTAAAGAAGACAAAATTGAAGTATCATTTCTTATTGAGGAAGGTCCCCGTTCCCATATTGAAACCATTGCCTATTCCGGTATGCCGCAGATGGAAACCGAGAGAGAACTGACTGATTTCTACCGGAGAAGCGCACTGACGAGGGAACAGATCAACGATACCACCTACCGGGTCGACCGACCCTATATTGAGAACGAACTCTCTATTGAGAGAAATCGGATAATTACCTTTTTAAAAAACAAGGGTCATGCAGCGGTGGGCCGTGACTCCATACTTGCCCAGGTAAGACGTTCAGGTCAGGATTCTACACAGCTCGATATACTTTTTACTGTGGATCCGGGCAAGAAATACACATTCGGTGATCTCTACATTAGTCTTGCAGGACCTGACGAAGAGATCAACTACCAGCAACAGGACACGGTCAGCGGAGAGCCATATACTCTCGGATTGGCAAAAATTTATCTCCAAAAAGAGGAGTCTGCACAGACTAAATTCAGCCTGTTGACCGACCAGATACTGTTTAAGCCCGGCGAGACCTTCAATAATTCGCTTTATATCAGATCGATCAATGAATTTCAGAACCTTGGTATGATGAATATCAGGCAGTTCGGTCTCAGTGAAGACGGTTCACAGCCTGACTATTCCGGTGATGTAATTCCTACCATGTTCTCCCTGCAGACTCTGCCAAAGCATTCGGTGAATTTCAACATCTTTGGGATGCGCAGATATGGTTTCGGCTCAGGTGCCGGTGTAACCTATAACAATAACAACCTGTTTGGTAAAGCGGAGAATCTTCAGCTCGGAGTAAACGGTAGTTTCGAATATGTGAGCTCCGAAACGTTGCGCGATATAGCCCCTGATTCCAGCCAACGTTCGTTTGAAAGCCGCTTTTTCAGGAGTTTCGAAACACGACTCGAGTACTCCCTGCCCAGGCTAAATTTTCCATTTGCATCCCTGGATGATCAGCCCTCTTTCACAAACGCCCGAACGCGTTACACGCTTTCGTTCAGCAGATCTAACCAGTTGCTCTTTGATATCAACTCGGATACACGTTTCAATCTTAGATATGAGGTAAACCATAACAACCGCTTCTCAAGCTTTCTGGATTTGCTTGAACTTGATCTGCTTGATACCGACCCGTCCCCCCAGTTTCGACAGTCATTGGAGGATGAGTTTGGGGAGGACTCATTTGAACTGCAGCGCATACTGGAAGATTTCCGCCCTCAAGTGTCCTCCATCCTTCGCTATACCTTTCGCAGCCAGCGCACAGACATCATCCAAAGAAACTATGGTTATTTCAGTGAATATTCGATAGCGGTCGGCGGCAACATACCGTTTCTAATAGACCGGTATATCGTAACACCCAACACCATTGAAGGTACTTTGCCCTCTCCGGTCAGCGTCAGCTCAAATAGCCTGGCATACAGCCGCTTTGTAAAGGGTACTGCCGATTATAGGCGATATATACCCATTTCAAATGATGCTGTCTTTGCTTATCGAGCTTTCGGTGGCTTTGCCCTGCCCTATGGAGAAAACACCTCCATTCCTTTGAACCAGCGATTTTATGCCGGTGGCAGCAATGATATCAGAGGCTGGGACATTTACAGCCTGGGGCCCGGTGGTATTCCACTGGATGACGTAACCATCAACGGGGGTCAAATAAAACTGCTGGCACAAACAGAAACGCGTCAGTCTTTAATAAAAAACTTTCTTTCTGCTAACTGGATCGGGGCCTGGTTTACCGATGCCGGTAATATCTGGTATGGCCCGCGCACTCAAGTCAGCGGTGGAGCCGGTACCGATCCCGCAACCATAGAAGAACGCAGGAACATATTAAAACAGGGGAAATTCTTTTTTGATGAATTTTATAAACAAATTGCCGTAGGATCCGGGCTCGGATTGCGTCTCGACTGGGAATACGTTGTGGTTCGCTTTGATTTCGCCTTCCGGATACACGATTTGCAACAAGGATGGTTTAATAATAAAAAGCTATATTTTAGCTTTGGTATCGGTCATTCTTTCTAA
- a CDS encoding Ppx/GppA phosphatase family protein, protein MPSDLHAAIDIGTNTVLLLVAKKNGEILTPVREEQRIPRLGNGVDASGNLSDASMKRVLDALQEYNEIISSDYPQIQSPVVTATSAVRDAANRSYFIDKVREETGFEIRLLSGIEEAEYTFAGALSMLPKIDEAVVIDIGGGSTEIAHGMKGVVRESHSFDMGSVRFTERFIGSDPPEESQIRNCREEIRKILHNRPFKFQKEDVQPALVGVAGTVTSLAFMDSGLSQYDSEQINDYTLSTENISYWVDKISKNTVRSLEETYPVVMKGRAEIILAGLLILDEFMTLYNFPELVVSTGGIRHGAILSKN, encoded by the coding sequence ATGCCTTCTGATTTGCATGCTGCCATTGATATTGGAACGAATACTGTACTTTTGCTGGTGGCAAAAAAGAATGGAGAAATTCTCACTCCGGTCAGGGAAGAGCAGCGCATTCCGCGTTTAGGGAATGGCGTGGATGCTTCCGGTAACCTTTCCGATGCCTCGATGAAGAGGGTACTGGATGCATTACAGGAATACAATGAGATTATCAGCTCCGATTATCCGCAAATTCAATCCCCGGTGGTAACGGCTACCAGTGCCGTAAGAGATGCCGCAAACAGAAGTTATTTTATTGATAAGGTACGTGAGGAAACAGGATTTGAAATTAGGTTACTGAGCGGTATTGAAGAAGCTGAATACACTTTTGCGGGTGCCCTGAGTATGCTTCCCAAGATTGATGAAGCAGTAGTCATTGATATAGGAGGGGGAAGTACTGAAATTGCTCACGGTATGAAAGGTGTGGTTAGGGAAAGCCATTCGTTTGATATGGGATCGGTACGTTTTACCGAACGATTTATTGGTAGTGATCCCCCTGAAGAATCTCAGATTAGAAACTGTAGAGAAGAGATTCGGAAAATACTGCATAACAGACCTTTTAAATTCCAAAAAGAGGATGTGCAGCCGGCGTTGGTCGGGGTAGCAGGTACGGTAACATCTCTTGCCTTTATGGATTCCGGCCTTTCTCAATATGATTCAGAACAAATTAATGACTACACGTTGTCAACCGAAAATATTTCATACTGGGTAGATAAGATTTCAAAAAATACGGTCAGGTCACTGGAAGAAACATATCCGGTGGTCATGAAGGGAAGAGCGGAAATAATACTGGCAGGATTATTAATACTGGATGAGTTTATGACGTTATATAATTTTCCAGAACTGGTTGTCTCAACAGGAGGGATCCGACATGGTGCTATTTTGAGTAAAAATTAA
- a CDS encoding cyclic nucleotide-binding domain-containing protein yields MLGSKRFESIKNQGKIIFNSRFLKNFSSAERYEFLQLCHRRKYKEGEFIYYQGDPGTGMYFIEEGKVQLIIEPEADSEKDDFIFKLESPESFGALSIGYELRRFSSAKCMTDCILLGFFKPDFETLKKRHPAIALKFMEKLAMIAMKQLDITTKTLQEHTGKVEAYSLQFQSYYHSKKESI; encoded by the coding sequence ATGCTAGGTTCAAAACGATTTGAATCCATTAAAAACCAGGGTAAGATTATTTTTAACTCCCGCTTCCTGAAAAACTTCTCTTCAGCTGAGCGATACGAATTTCTACAGCTTTGCCATCGCAGAAAGTATAAAGAAGGAGAATTTATCTATTACCAGGGTGATCCCGGAACCGGTATGTACTTTATTGAAGAGGGAAAAGTACAACTGATCATTGAACCGGAGGCTGATTCTGAAAAAGATGACTTTATCTTCAAGCTGGAATCCCCGGAAAGCTTCGGGGCGCTCTCCATCGGTTATGAACTGCGCAGGTTCTCATCAGCTAAGTGCATGACCGACTGTATTTTACTGGGATTTTTTAAACCAGATTTTGAGACCTTGAAGAAAAGACACCCGGCAATAGCACTCAAGTTCATGGAAAAGCTTGCTATGATCGCCATGAAACAGCTGGATATTACAACCAAAACACTACAAGAACACACCGGCAAAGTGGAGGCCTACAGCCTGCAATTCCAGAGTTATTATCACTCTAAAAAAGAATCTATCTAA
- a CDS encoding outer membrane beta-barrel protein codes for MKKILLSAVLVLGLLALGNNTANAQSGDFKLGGGLLYGTEVESVGLQVNGVYRFTEEWAGEADLGIYFPGDDTGLDSFWEINANAQYLFLLEDEFHLYGLAGLNVSTAKNIVSDTNSELGINLGGGGEYHLENLSIFTELKYIIGDFDQLVIGAGVRFPLN; via the coding sequence ATGAAAAAAATATTATTATCAGCTGTACTCGTATTAGGATTGCTAGCATTAGGGAACAACACGGCTAACGCCCAGTCAGGAGATTTTAAACTTGGAGGCGGATTACTATATGGAACAGAAGTTGAAAGCGTAGGCCTACAGGTTAATGGGGTTTATAGATTCACCGAAGAGTGGGCCGGTGAAGCTGATCTGGGTATATATTTTCCCGGAGATGATACCGGTCTGGACAGCTTTTGGGAAATCAATGCCAATGCGCAGTATCTGTTCTTGCTGGAAGATGAATTTCACCTCTACGGTTTGGCTGGATTAAATGTAAGTACTGCTAAAAATATAGTCAGTGATACAAATTCAGAGCTCGGAATCAATTTAGGTGGCGGTGGAGAATATCACCTGGAGAACCTTTCGATTTTCACAGAGTTAAAATATATCATTGGTGATTTTGACCAGCTCGTTATTGGAGCCGGTGTCCGTTTTCCGCTCAACTAG
- a CDS encoding DUF2795 domain-containing protein yields the protein MIWTVELAAALDDAPFPATREELIEWAERNGLSQQVISNLEELDEIEEGEDMIYEGIEDIWPDYIRKEDFFHNEEDEGFDYDDV from the coding sequence ATGATCTGGACTGTTGAATTAGCAGCGGCTTTGGACGATGCGCCATTCCCTGCTACACGTGAAGAATTAATTGAATGGGCCGAAAGAAACGGTCTTTCGCAGCAAGTAATAAGCAATCTCGAAGAACTGGATGAGATTGAAGAAGGCGAAGACATGATTTATGAAGGTATAGAGGATATCTGGCCTGACTATATCAGGAAAGAAGACTTTTTCCATAATGAGGAAGATGAAGGCTTTGATTATGACGATGTATAA
- the prmA gene encoding 50S ribosomal protein L11 methyltransferase, whose amino-acid sequence MKYIKLVISIQDEYQETLISELLEMEFDAFEQQDGRIITYVPKERFSDVHRERIEGILRAYPGDGFIETEEVVADRNWNEEWEKTIVAQNIGKFYVKPTWQRGEPDNDSILLEIDPKMAFGTGYHETTRLMLKLLPSVIEGDDIVLDAGTGTGILAIAAIKLGADKAFAFDIDEWSITNTRENILLNGVEKKVAVRKGSLETIPSGSQYDVILANIERNTILDMLPKLKRLLKEEGRMLLSGLLEKDEPSVTQKLEDLELKVKEIRQENEWIAYSVENRIV is encoded by the coding sequence ATGAAATACATTAAGCTTGTAATATCAATACAAGATGAGTACCAGGAGACGTTAATATCCGAGCTGCTGGAGATGGAATTTGATGCCTTTGAACAGCAGGATGGCCGGATTATTACCTACGTACCCAAAGAACGATTCAGTGATGTTCATCGTGAACGAATTGAAGGGATATTAAGAGCTTATCCGGGTGACGGATTTATTGAAACAGAGGAGGTGGTAGCGGACCGGAATTGGAATGAAGAGTGGGAAAAAACCATCGTAGCACAGAATATCGGAAAATTTTATGTGAAACCTACTTGGCAGAGAGGAGAGCCTGACAACGATAGCATCCTTCTGGAGATTGACCCAAAAATGGCCTTCGGAACCGGGTACCATGAAACAACAAGACTGATGTTAAAGCTGCTGCCCTCCGTTATCGAGGGTGATGATATTGTGCTGGACGCAGGTACGGGAACCGGAATTCTTGCAATTGCAGCTATAAAGTTGGGTGCTGATAAAGCTTTTGCTTTCGATATTGATGAATGGAGTATTACCAATACCAGGGAAAATATTCTTTTGAATGGGGTTGAGAAAAAGGTTGCCGTACGGAAAGGTTCGCTGGAAACCATCCCAAGTGGTTCTCAGTACGATGTAATTTTAGCCAATATCGAACGGAATACTATTCTGGATATGCTCCCAAAGCTAAAAAGACTGCTTAAAGAAGAAGGGAGAATGCTGTTGTCAGGTTTACTTGAAAAGGATGAACCCTCCGTCACTCAAAAGCTGGAAGACCTTGAACTCAAAGTGAAAGAGATACGTCAAGAAAATGAGTGGATAGCATACTCTGTTGAAAACCGTATTGTATAA
- a CDS encoding Sec-independent protein translocase subunit TatA/TatB: protein MFGGIGVPEVMIVLLVILLFFGAKRIPELARGIGQGINEFKKASDDIKKEIEKGEKEGFSSSGKTQAKDSQEHATEK from the coding sequence ATGTTTGGTGGTATAGGCGTTCCCGAGGTCATGATTGTATTATTGGTTATTCTACTCTTTTTCGGGGCTAAACGAATTCCGGAACTTGCCAGGGGCATCGGTCAGGGAATCAACGAATTCAAAAAGGCTTCAGATGATATCAAAAAAGAGATAGAAAAAGGAGAGAAGGAGGGCTTCAGTTCTTCCGGAAAAACCCAGGCCAAGGACTCACAGGAACACGCAACTGAAAAATAA
- a CDS encoding M28 family peptidase, which yields MKIQRLFRFICIIFPVGVLLIACSSEDTDRLNFREKGNEVPVFNADSAYTFIDQQVSFGPRHPNSKGHRQTKEFLLDKLKSYAGERSVFAQEFTEAGYDGVQLELTNIIASFNPRAGDRIMLCAHWDTRPRADEDSLATETPIPGADDGGSGVGVLLELARIMSHELPEIGVDIVLFDGEDYGKKGSLEKYFLGSRYWANNPPVQNYSPRFGILLDMVGGINAQFPKEKYSLQYAPALVNELWTIAEEKNYGNYFLDLPGSAINDDHVVINRILNIPTIDIIRHRPDTENITFAPYWHTQNDNMDIISHETLQAVGDVLVELIYNRI from the coding sequence ATGAAGATCCAAAGATTGTTTCGGTTTATCTGCATTATTTTTCCGGTTGGAGTGTTGTTGATAGCCTGCAGCAGTGAAGACACCGATAGATTGAATTTCAGGGAGAAAGGTAATGAAGTTCCGGTATTTAATGCCGACAGTGCCTATACATTTATTGATCAACAGGTTTCTTTTGGCCCCAGGCATCCCAATTCAAAAGGTCACCGGCAGACCAAGGAGTTTCTTTTGGATAAGCTTAAATCGTATGCCGGCGAACGAAGTGTATTTGCTCAAGAATTTACCGAAGCAGGGTACGATGGTGTTCAGCTGGAACTCACTAATATCATTGCATCATTTAATCCCCGGGCAGGCGACCGTATTATGCTCTGTGCTCATTGGGATACCCGTCCGCGGGCAGATGAAGATTCCCTTGCTACAGAGACACCGATACCGGGTGCTGATGACGGGGGCAGTGGGGTTGGTGTGTTGCTTGAGCTGGCTCGCATCATGAGCCATGAGCTTCCGGAAATAGGAGTAGATATCGTGCTCTTTGACGGTGAAGACTATGGAAAAAAAGGTAGTCTAGAGAAATATTTTCTAGGATCTCGTTACTGGGCCAACAATCCACCTGTTCAGAATTACAGTCCCAGATTTGGAATCTTACTGGACATGGTAGGAGGGATTAACGCCCAATTTCCCAAAGAGAAGTACTCATTGCAGTATGCCCCGGCTTTAGTAAATGAACTGTGGACTATAGCAGAAGAGAAAAATTACGGAAATTATTTCCTGGATCTACCTGGAAGTGCCATTAACGACGATCATGTGGTCATTAATCGCATTCTTAATATTCCCACCATCGATATCATCAGGCATCGGCCGGATACTGAAAATATCACCTTTGCCCCATACTGGCACACGCAGAATGATAATATGGACATCATTAGCCATGAAACGCTACAGGCTGTAGGAGACGTTTTGGTCGAACTGATCTACAATAGAATTTAA
- a CDS encoding amidase family protein, which yields MNFRDFTEIRESIKTGNLTLPELAHHYISNIDETNNDINAVVNYDRDEIIRQAESIQKKIEDDSAGRLAGMAIGIKDVICEKNKKATCASAILEDFESTYDATVIERLKKEGALLLGRLNMDEFAMGSSNENSIYGPAKNPHDPDKVPGGSSGGSAAAVAAEYCTAALGSDTGGSIRQPASYCGVVGLKPTYGRVSRHGLVAFASSFDCIGPLANSVADAATILEVLAGYDDHDNTSSSRAVPDYREAVSDPTSNIKIGVPEEYFGKGLDKEIRDGIQEQLKDLENEGAELVPIHLPHMKYGIAAYYILATAEASSNLARYDGIRYGHRADIDEVEQELHQEKMAIQEQMELATGDKKMELSKELETTDSALVRLYKKSRTEGFGQEVKRRIMLGTYVLSAGYYDAYYAKAQKVRRLIKQDFTQAFDDVDVIVSPTAPTTAFDIGSKMDDPVQMYLNDVYTISANLAGICGINLPAGKHSNGLPYGLQFMADTFEEEKLLNAARLVEQLHE from the coding sequence TTGAATTTTCGAGATTTTACTGAGATTCGCGAATCCATTAAAACCGGCAATTTAACCCTTCCTGAATTAGCTCATCACTATATAAGTAACATTGATGAGACAAATAATGACATCAATGCTGTTGTCAATTACGACCGTGATGAGATTATACGTCAGGCAGAATCCATACAGAAGAAAATAGAGGATGATTCTGCCGGCCGTCTTGCCGGGATGGCTATAGGAATTAAAGACGTAATATGTGAGAAAAACAAGAAAGCCACCTGCGCATCAGCCATACTGGAAGATTTTGAAAGTACCTATGATGCTACAGTTATTGAGCGGTTAAAAAAAGAAGGTGCACTTCTGCTTGGCCGTCTGAATATGGATGAATTTGCGATGGGTTCCTCCAACGAGAATTCCATCTACGGTCCCGCAAAAAATCCTCATGATCCTGATAAAGTACCCGGAGGTTCCTCAGGTGGTAGCGCTGCGGCTGTAGCGGCCGAATACTGTACAGCGGCCTTAGGTTCAGATACCGGTGGCTCCATTCGGCAACCTGCCTCTTATTGCGGAGTCGTTGGCTTGAAACCAACATATGGACGTGTATCCAGACATGGACTGGTTGCTTTTGCCTCATCCTTCGATTGCATCGGTCCACTTGCAAATTCAGTGGCTGATGCTGCAACAATTCTTGAAGTATTGGCCGGCTACGATGATCATGATAACACCTCTTCCAGCCGGGCAGTGCCTGATTACCGTGAAGCAGTCAGTGATCCTACATCGAATATTAAAATAGGTGTACCAGAAGAGTATTTCGGAAAAGGATTGGATAAGGAGATTCGAGATGGAATACAGGAGCAGCTCAAAGATCTGGAAAACGAAGGTGCCGAATTGGTGCCCATACATTTGCCTCATATGAAGTATGGTATCGCCGCCTATTATATTCTGGCTACCGCCGAGGCTTCCAGTAACCTAGCACGCTATGACGGCATACGTTATGGGCACCGGGCGGATATCGATGAAGTGGAACAAGAGCTTCACCAGGAGAAAATGGCTATCCAGGAACAAATGGAACTGGCCACCGGTGATAAGAAGATGGAACTGAGCAAGGAATTGGAAACCACCGACTCGGCCTTGGTCAGGCTCTACAAGAAAAGCCGAACCGAAGGGTTTGGACAAGAGGTAAAACGCCGCATCATGCTGGGGACCTATGTGCTGAGTGCGGGTTATTATGATGCTTATTATGCGAAAGCACAAAAGGTTCGCCGGCTCATCAAGCAAGACTTTACACAGGCTTTTGATGATGTAGATGTTATCGTATCACCGACTGCACCTACTACGGCTTTCGATATTGGCTCTAAAATGGACGACCCGGTTCAGATGTATCTCAATGATGTATATACTATATCTGCTAATCTTGCTGGAATATGCGGTATAAACTTACCGGCCGGAAAACATTCGAATGGATTGCCTTACGGTCTTCAATTTATGGCTGATACTTTCGAAGAAGAGAAATTATTGAATGCCGCACGCCTCGTAGAACAGCTTCATGAATAA
- a CDS encoding SDR family NAD(P)-dependent oxidoreductase yields MKNRLQGKLVLVTGATAGIGEATAKLFAESKCNLAISGRREERLQSLKKELEKDFDIEVFTGAFDIRDRDACGEFLESLISPVDILVNNAGLAKGVDAVYDASFDDWDTMIDTNIKGLLTMTRLITPSMKQRNSGHVINIGSIAGHEAYPGGSVYCATKHAVKAITEATKKDLHGTEIRVSMVSPGLVETEFSNVRFKGDEERAEKVYKGYKALTAVDIAEIVHFIANRPMHVNIMDTIVFPVAQSSASMVHKEA; encoded by the coding sequence ATGAAAAACAGACTTCAAGGTAAGTTGGTACTGGTAACCGGGGCCACTGCAGGTATTGGTGAGGCAACTGCAAAGCTTTTTGCTGAATCAAAATGTAACCTTGCCATATCCGGTCGGCGGGAAGAGCGCCTTCAAAGCTTAAAGAAAGAATTAGAAAAAGATTTTGATATTGAAGTGTTTACGGGTGCTTTTGACATTCGTGATCGGGATGCCTGCGGGGAATTTTTGGAATCACTCATCAGTCCGGTAGACATTCTGGTAAATAATGCCGGACTTGCTAAGGGCGTTGATGCGGTTTACGATGCCTCTTTTGATGACTGGGATACCATGATTGATACCAATATTAAGGGATTGTTGACCATGACTCGTCTTATTACTCCGTCAATGAAACAGCGCAATTCGGGACATGTTATCAATATCGGTTCCATTGCGGGACACGAGGCCTATCCCGGCGGATCTGTATATTGTGCCACCAAACATGCTGTTAAAGCTATTACAGAAGCGACAAAGAAGGATCTGCACGGCACCGAAATACGGGTCAGCATGGTTTCACCCGGACTGGTAGAAACGGAATTCAGTAATGTACGTTTTAAGGGAGACGAAGAACGTGCTGAAAAAGTATATAAAGGCTATAAAGCACTTACTGCTGTAGATATCGCGGAGATCGTTCATTTCATTGCCAACCGGCCGATGCATGTCAATATCATGGATACTATTGTTTTTCCTGTAGCACAATCCTCTGCCAGTATGGTTCATAAAGAAGCGTAG